In Oreochromis niloticus isolate F11D_XX linkage group LG5, O_niloticus_UMD_NMBU, whole genome shotgun sequence, a single window of DNA contains:
- the wnt7aa gene encoding wingless-type MMTV integration site family, member 7Aa codes for MNRNTRRWIFHFFLCLGIVYLKIGGLSSVVALGASIICNKIPGLAPRQRTICQSRPDAIIVIGEGVQMGINECQFQFRHGRWNCSALGERTVFGKELRVGSKEAAFTYAIIAAGVAHAVTAACTQGSLSGCGCDKEKQGFYNQQEGWKWGGCSADIHYGLSFSKVFVDAREIKQSARTLMNLHNNEVGRKVLEKSMHLECKCHGVSGSCTTKTCWTTLPKFRQLGYMLKDKYNHAVHVEPVRARRNKRPAFLKIKKPHSYRKPKDMELVYIERSPNYCEADPLTGSMGTQGRLCNKTAQQPNSCDLMCCGRGYNTHQYSRVWQCNCKFLWCCYVKCNTCSERTEVYTCK; via the exons ATGAACAGGAATACGCGGCGCTGgattttccattttttcctGTGTCTCGGGATAGTGTATCTGAAAATCGG GGGGCTGTCGTCGGTGGTGGCGCTGGGAGCGAGCATCATCTGTAACAAGATCCCCGGCTTGGCCCCGCGTCAGAGGACTATCTGTCAGAGCCGACCCGATGCGATCATAGTGATCGGGGAAGGAGTTCAGATGGGGATCAATGAGTGTCAGTTTCAGTTCAGGCACGGCCGCTGGAACTGCTCGGCCCTGGGGGAGAGGACCGTGTTCGGGAAAGAACTCAGAGTGG GCAGTAAGGAGGCTGCTTTCACCTACGCTATCATAGCCGCAGGGGTCGCCCATGCAGTCACAGCAGCCTGCACCCAGGGGAGCCTGAGTGGCTGCGGTTGTGACAAGGAGAAACAGGGTTTCTACAACCAGCAGGAGGGCTGGAAGTGGGGTGGCTGCTCTGCGGACATCCACTATGGACTGAGTTTCTCCAAGGTGTTTGTGGATGCACGGGAGATCAAGCAGAGCGCCAGGACACTCATGAATTTACACAACAATGAAGTGGGACGCAAG GTCCTGGAGAAGAGCATGCACCTAGAGTGCAAGTGTCATGGGGTTTCTGGATCCTGCACCACGAAGACATGTTGGACGACACTCCCCAAATTCCGTCAGCTGGGATACATGCTCAAAGACAAGTACAACCATGCTGTTCACGTGGAGCCTGTGCGCGCCAGGCGGAACAAGCGCCCCGCCTTCCTGAAGATCAAGAAACCACACTCCTACCGCAAGCCCAAGGACATGGAGCTAGTCTACATCGAGAGGTCTCCCAACTACTGCGAGGCTGACCCTCTGACCGGAAGCATGGGGACGCAGGGCCGTCTGTGTAACAAAACAGCTCAGCAGCCCAACAGCTGTGACCTGATGTGCTGTGGTCGGGGATACAACACACATCAGTACTCGCGTGTTTGGCAGTGCAACTGCAAGTTCCTGTGGTGCTGCTATGTCAAGTGCAACACGTGCAGTGAGAGGACAGAAGTGTATACCTGTAAATAG